In Oryza glaberrima chromosome 8, OglaRS2, whole genome shotgun sequence, the following are encoded in one genomic region:
- the LOC127782269 gene encoding uncharacterized protein LOC127782269: protein MSSGKGKRKMEEEGVPLQGDLDPDNDPMKYALSAPRVQIIPGLWRRIVRRRRSKNDAKPWACPCGYVNKPIQHLFFDLPRFKCGSRECKEMIPDDYEFKFSLVDIEANGVCLLNKVKDQDSRPHCMAYASAVNADITSKVTSVLLGEAIRDAKSEICMRTFLQKLKLKKQLPRSLDMNTYDDLGIKDLWKIISILEKDGVETVDGSHKARISGITHVPLDFPVICKEIAEGHPLLAIIRTGKGFDDLQYNQIYKPPKVSRIVDGKSAGLHCISLVGGAMRKGRKMHFKFVNTHGEEFCKLRSLNRDDGIKGGLGNVIAEGILRRPVKFLREGREVLKQ, encoded by the exons ATGTCTTCTGGGAAGGGGAAGCGGAAGATGGAAGAAGAGGGAGTGCCTCTGCAGGGAGATCTAGACCCTGATAATGATCCCATGAAATATGCTTTGTCTGCTCCCAGGGTACAGATTATTCCCGGGCTGTGGCGCCGAATTGTCAGACGACGGAGAAGCAAGAATGATGCCAAGCCCTGGGCATGTCCCTGTGGATATGTAAATAAACCTATCCAGCATCTGTTTTTTGATCTCCCTCGATTTAAGTGTGGAAGTAGAGAATGCAAGGAAATGATCCCG GATGACTATGAATTTAAGTTCTCACTTGTTGATATTGAAGCGAACGGTGTTTGTCTTCTCAATAAAGTGAAAGACCAAGATTCCAGAC CACACTGCATGGCATATGCCTCTGCAGTGAATGCTGATATAACAAGTAAGGTCACAAGCGTACTTTTAGGAGAAGCAATTCGTGATGCAAAATCTGAAATATGCATGAGAACTTTCTTGCAAAAATTGAAGCTAAAGAAGCAATTGCCAAGGAGTTTGGATATGAATACATATGATGATCTTGGCATAAAAGATTTGTGGAAAATTATTTCGATCTTAGAGAAAGATGGAGTTGAGACAGTG GATGGTTCACACAAAGCCAGGATATCAGGGATTACTCATGTTCCACTGGATTTCCCAGTGATATGCAAAGAGATTGCGGAAGGACACCCACTATTGGCCATCATAAGAACAGGAAAAGGATTTGATGACTTGCAATATAATCAGATTTATAAACCACCAAAAGTATCGAGAATTGTGGATGGTAAATCTGCGGGGCTTCATTGTATTTCACTTGTTGGAGGTGCCATGCGCAAAGGtagaaaaatgcattttaaGTTTGTCAATACACATGGGGAGGAGTTCTGCAAACTCAGAAGCTTAAACAGAGATGATGGAATAAAGGGTGGATTAGGAAATGTCATTGCTGAAGGGATACTAAGGAGACCTGTCAAGTTTCTCCGGGAGGGACGAG AGGTTTTGAAGCAGTAG